A region from the Pelobates fuscus isolate aPelFus1 chromosome 3, aPelFus1.pri, whole genome shotgun sequence genome encodes:
- the CDKN2D gene encoding cyclin-dependent kinase 4 inhibitor D, whose translation MLLQETSAGDRLTRAAAQGDLSEVRRLLHQERIHPDCLNSFGKTAVQVMMFGSTPVASELLKQGASPNIQDTYGITPAHDAARTGFLDTLQVLVQHGADLNTPDASGSLPIHLALREGHIPVVAYLASRSDLEHSDREGHTPPQLAAILDPHLAAILELST comes from the exons ATGTTGCTCCAGGAGACCAGCGCTGGGGACCGCCTGACACGAGCAGCAGCTCAGGGAGACCTCTCGGAAGTCAGGAGACTTCTCCACCAGGAGCGGATCCACCCTGACTGTCTCAACAGCTTTGGGAAGACTGCTGTTCAG GTTATGATGTTTGGCAGTACACCAGTGGCATCAGAACTCCTGAAGCAAGGAGCCTCACCCAATATTCAGGATACCTATGGCATAACCCCGGCACATGATGCTGCTCGCACTGGCTTTCTGGATACCCTGCAAGTCCTAGTTCAGCATGGAGCTGACCTTAACACCCCTGATGCCTCTGGGTCCCTGCCTATCCACCTTGCTCTCCGTGAAGGCCACATTCCTGTTGTTGCGTACCTTGCTTCTCGCTCTGACTTGGAGCACTCAGATCGTGAAGGCCACACACCACCACAGCTGGCTGCCATCTTAGATCCTCacctggcagccatcttggaactTAGCACGTAG